A region of Crenobacter cavernae DNA encodes the following proteins:
- the dapD gene encoding 2,3,4,5-tetrahydropyridine-2,6-dicarboxylate N-succinyltransferase: protein MHPIQALIEEAFEQRADITPATVSPELKAAIGQVIAELDAGRLRVAEKVDGAWTTHQWVKKAVLLSFRIRDNGLLDDGVSRYFDKVDTKFHDWNEAQFKEAGFRVVPGAVARKGAFVAKNTVLMPSYVNIGAYVDEGTMVDTWATVGSCAQIGKNVHLSGGVGIGGVLEPLQANPTIIEDNCFIGARSEVVEGVIVEEGSVISMGVYIGQSTKIYDRETGEVSYGRIPAGSVVVSGNLPSADGKYSLYCAVIVKKVDAKTRAKTSINELLRGI from the coding sequence ATGCATCCGATCCAAGCCCTGATCGAAGAGGCGTTCGAGCAACGCGCCGACATCACCCCGGCCACCGTCAGCCCCGAACTGAAGGCCGCCATCGGCCAGGTCATCGCCGAGCTCGACGCCGGCCGCCTGCGCGTCGCCGAGAAGGTCGACGGTGCGTGGACCACCCACCAGTGGGTGAAGAAGGCCGTGCTGCTGTCGTTCCGCATCCGCGACAACGGCCTGCTGGACGACGGCGTGAGCCGCTACTTCGACAAGGTCGACACCAAGTTCCACGACTGGAACGAAGCGCAGTTCAAGGAAGCGGGCTTTCGCGTGGTGCCGGGCGCCGTCGCGCGCAAGGGCGCCTTCGTCGCCAAGAACACCGTGCTGATGCCGTCCTACGTGAACATCGGCGCCTACGTCGACGAAGGCACCATGGTCGACACCTGGGCGACCGTCGGCTCCTGCGCGCAGATCGGCAAGAACGTGCACCTGTCCGGCGGCGTCGGCATCGGCGGCGTGCTCGAGCCGCTGCAGGCCAACCCGACCATCATCGAAGACAACTGCTTCATCGGCGCGCGTTCGGAAGTCGTAGAAGGCGTGATCGTCGAAGAAGGCTCGGTGATCTCGATGGGCGTCTACATCGGCCAGTCGACCAAGATCTACGACCGCGAAACCGGCGAAGTTAGCTACGGCCGCATCCCGGCCGGCTCGGTCGTGGTGTCGGGCAACCTGCCATCCGCCGACGGCAAGTACAGCCTGTACTGCGCGGTGATCGTCAAGAAAGTCGACGCCAAGACCCGCGCCAAGACCAGCATCAACGAGCTGTTGCGCGGCATCTAA
- a CDS encoding ABC transporter ATP-binding protein — translation MTEPFIEFRDVSFAYNDRPILKDLSFQIARGQLVAIMGGSGSGKTTMLRLIAGQVRPQKGQVRVDGRDLSTMSHAELYEHRRRMGFLFQFGALFTDLSVGDNVAFPLREHTDLPPRLIDDLVTLKLNAVGLRGAEKLMPSELSGGMARRVALARAIALDPRLMLYDEPFTGLDPISLGVIAHLIKKLNDALDTTAVMVTHDVTKSLEIVDYVFFVAQGRIIAEGTPDEVRASDSPWLRQFIDGAPEGPVHFAYPAASSLEADLGLEVRHA, via the coding sequence GTGACCGAACCCTTCATCGAATTCCGGGATGTGAGCTTCGCCTACAACGATCGCCCCATCCTGAAAGACCTTTCCTTCCAGATCGCCCGCGGCCAGCTGGTGGCCATCATGGGCGGCAGCGGCAGCGGCAAGACGACGATGCTCAGGCTGATCGCCGGCCAGGTGCGCCCGCAAAAAGGCCAGGTGCGCGTCGACGGCCGCGACCTTTCGACCATGAGCCACGCCGAACTGTACGAACACCGCCGCCGCATGGGCTTTCTGTTCCAGTTCGGCGCCTTGTTCACCGACCTGTCGGTCGGCGACAACGTCGCTTTCCCGCTGCGCGAACACACCGACCTGCCGCCGCGGCTGATCGACGACCTCGTCACGCTGAAGTTGAACGCGGTCGGTCTGAGAGGCGCCGAGAAGCTGATGCCGTCCGAGCTGTCTGGCGGCATGGCACGCCGCGTCGCGCTGGCGCGCGCGATCGCGCTCGACCCGCGGCTGATGCTGTACGACGAGCCGTTCACCGGCCTCGACCCGATCTCGCTCGGCGTGATCGCTCACCTGATCAAGAAACTCAACGACGCGCTCGACACCACCGCGGTGATGGTCACGCACGACGTGACGAAGTCGCTCGAGATCGTCGACTACGTGTTCTTCGTCGCGCAGGGCAGGATCATCGCCGAGGGCACGCCGGATGAGGTCCGCGCGTCCGACTCGCCTTGGTTGCGCCAGTTCATAGACGGCGCGCCCGAAGGCCCGGTGCACTTCGCTTATCCGGCGGCGAGCTCGCTCGAGGCCGACCTGGGACTGGAGGTGCGCCATGCTTGA
- the mlaE gene encoding lipid asymmetry maintenance ABC transporter permease subunit MlaE, giving the protein MLETLLAPVRHLGHLSINAVWRLGFAARFLLAILRFSGQSLVRFQLTIREVYFAGVLSLIIIVVSGLFVGMVLGLQGYNTLSRFGSADALGALVALSLLRELGPVLAALLFASRAGSAMTAEIGLMKATEQLEAMSVMAVNPIARVVAPRFWAGVLSMPVLAAIFNVMGIFGGYLVGVVLIGLDEGTFWSQMQSAVDLYDDVVNGLIKSLVFGVAVTLIAVFEGYDATPTAAGVSGATTRTVVTSALVILALDFVLTAFMF; this is encoded by the coding sequence ATGCTTGAGACGCTGCTGGCGCCGGTGCGTCACCTCGGCCACTTGTCGATCAACGCGGTATGGCGGCTCGGCTTCGCCGCGCGCTTCCTCTTGGCGATCCTGCGCTTTTCCGGCCAGAGCCTCGTGCGCTTCCAGCTCACGATCCGCGAGGTCTATTTCGCCGGCGTACTGTCGCTGATCATCATCGTCGTGTCCGGCTTGTTCGTCGGCATGGTGCTCGGCCTGCAGGGCTACAACACGCTGTCGCGCTTCGGTTCGGCCGACGCACTCGGTGCCTTGGTCGCGCTGTCGCTGTTGCGCGAACTCGGCCCGGTGCTCGCCGCGCTGTTGTTTGCCAGCCGCGCCGGCAGCGCGATGACCGCCGAGATCGGCCTGATGAAGGCGACCGAGCAGCTCGAGGCGATGAGCGTGATGGCGGTCAACCCGATCGCGCGCGTCGTCGCACCGCGCTTCTGGGCAGGCGTGCTCTCGATGCCGGTGCTCGCGGCGATCTTCAACGTGATGGGCATCTTCGGCGGCTATCTGGTCGGCGTGGTGCTGATCGGGCTCGACGAGGGGACGTTCTGGTCGCAGATGCAGAGCGCGGTCGACCTCTACGACGACGTGGTCAACGGGCTGATCAAGAGCCTGGTGTTCGGCGTCGCGGTGACGCTGATCGCGGTGTTCGAGGGCTACGACGCGACGCCGACCGCGGCCGGCGTGTCCGGCGCGACGACGCGCACCGTGGTGACGTCGGCGCTGGTCATCCTCGCGCTCGACTTCGTGCTCACCGCCTTTATGTTCTAG
- the mlaD gene encoding outer membrane lipid asymmetry maintenance protein MlaD: MKRTTIDLWVGVFVAIGIAAVVFLSLKVANLTTVSAEQTYPIVAEFDNIGGLKVKAPVKSAGVVVGRVAAIQLDAKSYRARVSLQLDKQYRFSRDASAEILTSGLLGEQYVGLTQGGDPDDLAAGGQITLTSSAVVLEQLIGKFMTNFAEKGDAKPADAQQP, encoded by the coding sequence ATGAAAAGAACTACCATCGACTTGTGGGTCGGCGTCTTCGTCGCGATCGGCATCGCCGCCGTGGTCTTCCTGTCGCTGAAGGTCGCCAACCTGACGACCGTCTCGGCCGAACAGACCTACCCGATCGTCGCCGAGTTCGACAATATCGGCGGCCTCAAGGTGAAGGCGCCGGTAAAGTCGGCCGGCGTCGTCGTCGGCCGCGTCGCGGCGATCCAGCTCGACGCTAAGAGCTACCGCGCCAGGGTGTCTTTACAGTTGGACAAACAATACCGCTTCAGCCGCGACGCCAGCGCCGAGATACTGACGTCTGGCCTCTTGGGCGAGCAGTACGTCGGCCTCACCCAGGGCGGCGACCCGGACGACCTCGCCGCCGGCGGCCAGATCACGCTGACGTCGTCGGCCGTGGTGCTCGAACAACTGATCGGCAAGTTCATGACGAACTTTGCCGAGAAGGGCGACGCCAAGCCGGCCGACGCCCAACAACCCTGA
- a CDS encoding MlaC/ttg2D family ABC transporter substrate-binding protein: MLKTFTSLFLKLALLAGLSAPALAANDNPVELVRDTSRQVLDLLKKDDGKNGRQVRAQVEALVLSNFDFKRMTAYAVGQGWRQADAGQQAELTRQFQTLLVRSYSSTMNRFKNAQVDIKPNVIASADGRETTVKSEVTLPSNGDRKPVAIDYTFYKSPQGWKVYNVSVEGLSLITTYRNQFNDEIRKGGVDGLIKSLQDKNAALAAKGA, translated from the coding sequence ATGTTAAAGACCTTTACCTCGCTGTTCCTGAAGCTGGCCCTCTTGGCCGGCCTGTCCGCGCCGGCGCTGGCCGCCAACGACAACCCGGTCGAGCTGGTGCGCGACACCTCGCGCCAGGTGCTCGACCTGTTGAAGAAGGACGACGGCAAGAACGGTCGCCAGGTCCGCGCGCAGGTCGAGGCGCTGGTGCTGTCCAACTTCGACTTCAAGCGCATGACCGCCTACGCGGTCGGCCAGGGCTGGCGCCAGGCCGACGCCGGCCAGCAGGCCGAGCTGACCCGCCAGTTCCAGACGCTCTTGGTGCGCTCGTACTCGAGCACGATGAACCGCTTCAAGAACGCGCAGGTCGACATCAAGCCGAACGTGATCGCCAGCGCCGACGGCCGCGAAACGACGGTGAAATCGGAAGTGACGCTGCCGAGCAACGGCGACAGGAAGCCGGTGGCGATCGACTACACCTTCTACAAGAGCCCGCAGGGCTGGAAGGTGTACAACGTGTCGGTCGAAGGCCTGAGCCTGATCACCACCTACCGCAACCAGTTCAACGACGAGATCCGCAAGGGCGGCGTCGACGGCCTGATCAAGTCGCTGCAGGACAAGAACGCCGCGCTCGCCGCCAAGGGGGCGTGA
- a CDS encoding STAS domain-containing protein yields the protein MLVASDEGRWRLSGPLTMKECAGLTLPLARAAREGGEVDLAAVSVADSAALALLLDARRTSIDAGRALAFCNLPAGLVSLARLYGVEALLERDAS from the coding sequence ATGCTGGTCGCGAGCGACGAAGGGCGCTGGCGGCTGTCGGGTCCGCTGACAATGAAGGAGTGCGCGGGGCTGACCCTGCCTTTGGCCCGGGCGGCGCGCGAGGGCGGCGAAGTCGACCTCGCCGCGGTGTCGGTCGCCGATTCGGCCGCGCTGGCACTGCTGCTGGATGCGCGGCGCACCTCGATCGACGCGGGCAGGGCGCTGGCGTTTTGCAACCTGCCCGCCGGCCTGGTCTCGCTCGCCCGTCTTTACGGCGTGGAAGCCTTGCTAGAAAGAGACGCATCTTGA
- a CDS encoding MlaA family lipoprotein, with amino-acid sequence MRQRPSWIVAGLCAVLLAGCASAPSNPQDPLEPMNRVIYRFNDVADKAVVKPVAQGYRAVTPQPVRTAIGNFFNNWLDAYSAVSNLLRAEGEKTLNDVMRVSINSTFGLFGVLDIATPAGLKSNKNTLGDTFASWGWKNSSYLVLPVVGPSTVRDGIGAAAYFMAEPYRHAFGTYTRATVASVVNGVNTRERYLGLEETVDEAALDPYSFVRDGYLQLRARETGAEPPLHKEDIDLDELMNESAPPAAAPAVTPASEPAKPGAVSTPSAEQSEKTEGLPPPDASAAQ; translated from the coding sequence TTGAGACAGCGCCCTTCCTGGATCGTCGCCGGGCTATGCGCCGTGCTGCTGGCCGGCTGCGCCAGCGCGCCGAGCAACCCGCAGGATCCGCTCGAGCCGATGAACCGGGTGATCTACCGTTTCAACGACGTGGCGGACAAGGCGGTGGTCAAACCGGTGGCGCAGGGCTACCGGGCGGTCACGCCGCAGCCGGTGCGCACCGCGATCGGCAACTTCTTCAACAACTGGCTCGACGCCTACAGCGCGGTCAGCAACCTGCTGCGCGCCGAAGGCGAAAAAACGCTGAACGACGTGATGCGCGTCAGCATCAACTCGACCTTCGGCCTGTTCGGCGTGCTCGACATCGCGACGCCGGCCGGGCTCAAGAGCAACAAGAACACGCTGGGCGACACCTTCGCCAGCTGGGGCTGGAAGAACAGCAGCTATCTGGTGCTGCCGGTGGTCGGGCCGTCGACGGTGCGCGACGGCATCGGCGCCGCCGCCTATTTCATGGCCGAGCCCTACCGTCATGCCTTCGGGACCTATACCCGGGCCACCGTGGCCAGCGTCGTCAATGGCGTCAATACGCGCGAGCGCTACCTCGGGCTCGAGGAGACGGTCGACGAGGCCGCGCTCGACCCGTACAGCTTCGTGCGCGACGGCTACCTGCAGCTCAGGGCGCGCGAGACCGGCGCCGAGCCGCCGTTGCACAAGGAAGATATCGACCTCGACGAATTGATGAACGAGTCGGCGCCGCCGGCCGCGGCACCCGCCGTTACGCCGGCATCCGAGCCAGCCAAGCCTGGCGCCGTCTCGACGCCGTCGGCAGAACAGTCCGAGAAGACCGAGGGTCTGCCCCCGCCAGACGCGTCGGCGGCGCAGTAG